Proteins co-encoded in one Phycodurus eques isolate BA_2022a chromosome 14, UOR_Pequ_1.1, whole genome shotgun sequence genomic window:
- the brms1la gene encoding breast cancer metastasis-suppressor 1-like protein-A, which yields MPVHRDREKKESTAEEMEVEDQEQEGFSTEEEDFETSSVSEDGDSSEMDEEDCERRRMECLDEMSNLEKQFTDLKDQLYRERLSQVNSKLAEVEAGHAAEYLDPLAVLLENMQVRTKVAGIYKELCLESVKNRYKCEIQAACQHWESEKLLLFDTVQSELEEKIRRLEEDRHSIDITSELWNDDLSGRKKRRDALSPDKKRRRPSVVSGPYIVYMLPDLDILEDWTAIRKAVATLGPHRGKAESDSSAFPFRPDRSRPILNC from the exons ATGCCGGTGCATCGTGACCGTGAAAAGAAGGAGAGCACGGCAGAGGAGATGGAGGTGGAGGATCAGGAGCAAGAAGGATTCAGTACcgaggaggaggattttgaaACGTCCTCTGTCTCCGAAGATGGAGACAGCTCTG AAATGGATGAGGAGGATTGTGAGCGAAGAAGGATGGAGTGTTTGGATGAAATGTCAAATCTAGAGAAACAGTTCACCGATCTCAAAGACCA GCTGTATCGGGAACGTCTCTCTCAGGTCAACAGCAAGCTGGCAGAAGTGGAGGCCGGCCATGCGGCAGAATATTTAGATCCTCTGGCCGTGCTGCTGGAGAACATGCAGGTCCGCACCAAGGTGGCAG GCATCTACAAGGAGTTGTGCTTGGAGTCTGTGAAGAATAGGTACAAGTGTGAGATCCAGGCAGCGTGCCAGCACTGGGAG AGTGAGAAACTGTTGTTGTTTGACACAGTTCAAAGTGAATTGGAAGAGAAAATTAGAAGACTGGAGGAAGACAGACACAGCATAGATATAACATCAG AGCTGTGGAATGACGACCTTTCaggaaggaagaagagaagagatgCTTTAAGTCCGGATAAGAAGAGGAGACGACCTTCAGTAGTGTCTG GCCCTTATATAGTCTACATGCTTCCTGACTTGGACATCCTGGAGGACTGGACAGCTATCAGAAAG GCTGTCGCCACCCTCGGTCCCCACAGAGGGAAGGCGGAGTCCGACAGCTCCGCTTTCCCGTTCAGACCGGACAGAAGCCGACCCATTCTCAACTGTTGA